DNA from Magnolia sinica isolate HGM2019 chromosome 19, MsV1, whole genome shotgun sequence:
ggattcgagaagtcactgtgaggagtctagagaagctccgtggattcggagtagttatcctcatcacgttcatccctgcgtcaattggtatcagagtgaggattcccctcgggtcGATGGTAAATAacaaaggtatgaaccaaaatcctatggacggtgatccagggattcgtaatcttttggaaaaaatggaagctttccaccgggagagtcagttgactatgcaagggctgcaggcaatcctcaaccgtattgcggatgcgctaattccACCCCGAGTTCAAAGCGATATTCAACTGCCCGTGGCTGCTGTATGACACAACCCCAATTTCTGcaaagcaccatcagatgatAGTAAATCACAGGCCACCACTTCGATTATGAGGAAGccgttatacatgccaaaggtagaaatagaattacagcGAGACAATATCTTTCAAACAAGGTGCATTGCATAAAAaaaaagtctgtaatgtgatcattGATGTCAGGAGCGATGAGAATTTCATGtcaaaaataatggtggaaaagctacaactgaaaacaaaaagacaccatctccatacacgattggatggattaaggatgtcaacaaaacagaggtaattgaacgatgtcgtatatccttttccattggtaaatattataaggatgaagtaatgtgtgacgtggtcgacatggaagcttgccacatgttacttggtcaactttggaaaaataatattaatgctacacatagggatcgggataacctatttatctttattaaagatgataaaaagattatcctcacccctatgggaagggagaaccaacccgagacttctaaagtggagggacaatctctcactACTGAACAGGCTTTTATTAGACAATCTGAGGAAAAAAgagatatatatccattagttgaaaagaaaaaatatatggagcctgtgaatatcccagaagatttgaaaccagtgttgcaaGAGTTCAGGACGAATGTACTCGATGAACTTCCTATTAAATtatctcccatacgagatatacaaaaccacattgatcttgtcacagggataagtttgcctaattgcccacattattagaAGGAATGTGAAATCTTTaaggcagaagtgaaggaactgattcatactagccaagtcaaggatagcatgagtacatgtattgtgtcaactcaagagcctaatctcatgtacaaggaaatgactaataaacatcagcatcaaaagttatctcagaatcatgaaccaagtcccttgagtaactcgaggacgagttttttccaaacaaaggggtctgatgtaggacgtgtcattgatacattcctagcatggttggaccaaaggaAGGTAGActataaattgatcataacttttgatccgggtatcttTATTGCACACTAGACCGAGTATTATGAACCGAAGCaatacgagaactcgaggatgagttcttttgaagtggaggggactgatgtagagagggccgcagatactttcatgtctaagatggatcagagaaggcccaatcagagacaaaaatcatcaagaccgtcagaaccataaaataggcatatctcacaaaccgaaatgagttacttgacataccatatatgattttggggtagaacaagctaatttagccaaccaacctggctatgccaggttgcccacactgaatttgcgagattccatcctattgacggtactataaatagtaagttttagtttgattataactcttcattcgttgggctttaggagttgtgtccaacatgaaaagtgcttagaataattaagagaataacgtggttaagccacatatgaaactttctataaaaagtaaatttactatttatagtaagttacgaatttataagagttttaattttagtttgcttctgatttctttcttattgtttggtacccctatttaaagggttgtgaactcgtttttatggatcaattaatcaatttcgaatttcttagaatttatttctattttctattttctttcctcgtagatttgaaaagtctctgtgagtccagagaagctccgtggattcagagtagttatccttatcacgttcatccttgttTCAATTGGTATTAACGCTAGGTTCTCCTCGGGCCGATGACAAATAATGAAGGTATAaatcaaaatcctatggacggtgatccagggattcgttttcttttggaaagaatggaagtttttcaccgggagagtcagttaaccatgcaagggctgcaggcaacccttaaccgtattgcggatgcgctaattccaccccaagctcaaagtgatgctcaaccgcctgtggctgctgtacgacacaaccccaattTCTACAAAAcaccatcagatgatggtaaatcaTAAGCCACCACTTCGATTATGAGGAAGCCGTTATACATTCCAAAGGTAAAAATAGAATTGCagcgagacaacatctttcgaacaaggtgCACTGCATATAAAAAAAGTCTGCAATGTGATCATCAATGTTAGGAGCGATGAGAATTTCATGTCGAAAATAATAGTGGAAAagctacaactgaaaacagaaagacaCTCATCTccatacatgattggatggatcaaggaggtcaacaaaacagaggtaactgAACGATGTCGTATTTctttttccattggtaaatattataaagatgaagtaatgtgtgacttggtcgacatggaagcttgccacatgttacttggtcaaccctgacaaaataatattaatgctacacatagggatcgggataacctatttatctttattaaagatggtaaaaagattatcctcggCCCTATGGGAAGGGAGACCCAacctaagacttctaaagttgaggaacagtctctcacaactgaataggcttttgtcaaacaatctgaggaaacaaaacatatatatctattagttgaaaagaaagaatatatggagcctaTGAATATCTCAGAAGATTTAAAGCCAattttgcaggagttcaaggagatTGTGCTAGATGAACCCCCCGATAAATTGCctctcatacgagatatacaaaattaCATTAATCCCGTCTCAggggcaagtctgcctaattgcccatattatcagaaaaaatatgagatCTTGGAGATAGATATGAAGGAACTGatcaatattagtcaagtcaaagAAAACATGAGTACGTATATTAtgtcagctcaagagcttaatgccaagtacaaaaaagggctaatgaacatcggcgtcagaagttatctcagactcatgtgccaagttTCTTgtgtaactcgaggatgagtttttttcaagtgaaggggtctgatgtagaacgtgtcatagatacattcccagcatggttgagtcaaaagaagatggaccgtgaattaactataacttttgatccgggtatcattatggggcgtacaacctatcaatctttactgaaactggccatctgaggtgaactgacccacaaagtgggttgcATCTATCTGTTTTGTCAGAAAAagtgcgctttcagctcaaaaacgaatttttagaaaaattttactatttttagtaattttaatttttttaatatttttagagttttagattttctttccttttagaaataacttttagttatactaggactcttctaaagaaagtttatttgtaatttttatttttagaaattaggccttagaagagttttattagaattaggatttttattagagttaaaattttgctatttttgataattacgaattttagtttatttttttctatattaatggtgtaaggagacacattagacaatGATCAACCATCaatttaatcaatttcaaatttcttagaatttattcctattttctgctttcttttctcgtggattcgagaagtctctgtgaggagtccagagaagcttcgtggatttagagtagttatcctcatcacattcatccctgcgtcacttgACTCCCTCTGTTTCTTCTTTTACCATATGTCATCCTCCCTCTGTTTCTTCTTTTGCTATATGTCCTATAATTGCTACTTAACAATTATTCTTCCATCCGTGATTCTCTAAACAATTACGTGGGCACTCTTTGATAAGTTCTCActgatttaaaaaaattcaaatcttCAAGTGCGCCATGGATATGTGTACATATGGTCACGATGAACAACTATCTTGTCATTGGTTGAACAGGGGACCGATATTCTGCTATCTCAATCACATATGATCGTATTCGCATATCTGCGCTTGGGGTCAAGTTACtaggggcgtgtttggattcacggtttgGAGTGTATAGTTTCGTATTAGTGGGGTTGATGGGATATGTCCCTCGTTTGGAAACAAACGACCGTCCGACGCATTCCACGCGCGCGAATGCGGCGTCGAACCACTTTACGTCATTAATTGTAGAGTAAATGCGGATGGCTATTCAGAGTCTGGTCTCATCTCCTCACTGTATTGCATTGAAGAGGGTTGAAGTCGGTTCTACACCATTTCCATGTGTTCGTTGGGAGAACCAACGAACCTGTACTCCTTCGTCTCTGTATATCATCTCCCTTCCCTTGCATGTCGACGATGAACTCAGAATCTTCCTTCTCATAGACAGACATTATCTTACAGTGGCTACAGTACCTTGCTGCCACCTTCGTTTTTGGGTACCGGCTGTCCGTGCTTCTCATTCCAACGCCGTAGTCCACTTCCTCCAGGTATCATCCTCCCTCCTCTGGAAATCGGTTTCTATTCATCCAATGACATTTACCAAGATCGTATTCTCTCTCTATACGGTCAGGTGTATTCACCCTAACCATATACACCCTATAGCCCATGTCGATGCTTATACGGGCGATGGTGGGGCAATCTTCTGAAGACGAATCTAATATCGATCGGTTTTAATAAACCATTCCACTGAATAATGTTTGTCTGGAAAGGATGAACGGATGACACCCATCTGTTTGCAGAAGGCCATGTACAGGTGGTGTTTGTACTGACGAATCTTTCTATCAGGTGGATATGCCCTGTATTACATAAAACCCCTCTATGAGCTTTCAAAACCATTCCTCAATGACATTTCTTGTCTTTGAACCTTTCGTTTTTGAGGAATCAGCATTATCTCATAAGGATCTGTACAGTTTGGGTTGATATCAAATAGAGGTATTGCTGTACTGTCTGTAACTTCTTTCATATCTTCTGATTGTGATGGTAAAAATTGTAACATGAAAGAAACAAATTTTGATCTGTGTACATCTACTTTTGAAACTGTTTGCATGCTTCTAGTTTCATGTGTGCATGGAACACTTGATGTTAACACTTTTCATGTGTGAATACTGTTCAACACACAGTATAAATTCTCTGAGGATTAAAAAAAGATCTGATAAGCCTCATACATGTGGTGTGCATCTTATAAATTTCCACTTATCGGATGttaaaatattatatgttatTCATAGACATTAACTGTTTGATGAACCAAGTTGATGATGTATTCTTTGTAACTTTTTGTACATCTTGGTCTAAGTGAGTTACACTGTTTTCTTCGTATGAATCTGTTCAGCAGCAAGTTAATAAATTGTCCCCTGCAACATTAATTGTTGGTAAGAAACAAGTTTCTACTTTGTTATTTTTAACCTCAAGTAAATCTTCTAATTTTGCTGTTATCAGATGGGATGTATCAATCTCTTCACTGACGATAATATAGAAGACAGTGAGAACCAGCATGTTTTGATCAGTTATAATGCACTCTTATCTCAATTAAAAGAATTGGGCCTACAacaagaaaacagaaaaaataaatTCATTGAATAACCAATTGTTTAATCAGTTTTTTAGAATTGTACAAGTTTGATTTAGTATGTATACATGCTTATATACAAATCAaatttacattttattttatcTCTATATCAGATCAATTTGTCGAGTTCCCTTTAAACTGTCATGGCTTCCGAAAGTGCGGAATATTCAGATGATCGATCATTTGGCAGTGATTGGCATGACAATGAAATAGCCGTTGCCATAACCACCATTGCAGCTGCAGTAACTATAATAGGAGTGGCTGAATATTATCGTCGTTACTGCATGAAGGCTAAACCCAATAAAAGCCATATTGAGAGGGATAGGTTCATAAGCTGAATTATACGTAAGAGCGATACTGAGTGTCTTGTGCAGCTGAGGATGGATAGGGAcaaattttttgaattatgttcgCTGTTGAGGGATCGGAATTTACTTTCCAATAGCAGGAGATACAGCATGGAGGAGCAGGTTGTAATGTTTCTTCATACTGTCAGACATAACGTACATAATCGTGTGATTGGTCATCGTTTTACACGATTTGGTGAGACTATGAGCAGATACTTTGGTGGGGTGCTGGATGCTATAATCAGTCTTTATCTCGAGTACGTGAGGTTTCCTGGTTTACACACACCCGAGAAAATTTTTGACAATCCGTTGTGAAGTTCATATTTTCAGGTAAAGTTGAAGATATGTTAGAGAAATTCCTAAATTATAAGTTGATAGTTAATGGATGAACTAATCATTGCCACCATTTTGATTGTAGGACTGCATCAGCGCCCTAGATGGTACCCATATCCCGGCTTAtttgccaaaagaaaaaaaaatcaactttcaGAAATCGGAAAGGATTTCTATCACAGAATATTTTGGCTGCATGTACATTTGATATAAAATTTGTATACGTGCTTGCTGGTTAGGATGGATCCGCATCTGATGCTCGTGTCCTACAAAATGCACTCATCCGTCGCCCTAACTGTTTTCTTATTCCACATGGTAATTACGTATAATGGGTGAATGTTTTTTGTCTGTAATTATGTGTGATAGATACCTGAAACATATATTGCaattgtgtaggaaaatattatgttgttgacGCTGGGTATGCACATTCGCCTGGATTTATGACACCCTATCGAGGTGTGCGATATCACTTGAACGAGCTTCATACTAGAAGAAAGCTTGCCAATAAAAAGAAACTTTTTAATTATCGTCACGCATAGTTGCGAAATGTCATAGAGCGTTCATTTGGCCTGTTAAAAAATCGCTTCCTTATTCTACGTACTCCTCCTCAGTTCAAGTTTATAACACAAGTGAAAATTGTTATAGCTTGCTATGTCTTTCATAATTTCATTCGTATTAGTGGTGATGATGAACTGGCTGAGGTAGTTGAGGACAGTGGGGACAATACAGAGGATGTTGCGCCATCCCCTGTAGATGTAACCTCTTTAAATGAAGGAGTAGCGTTAGCTCGGGTGACGGATCGTGCACGTGATGAGTGGACAAGGAAGAGAGATGAGATTACTGAGAGAATGTGGAATGACAGTCTTCCACGTACAAAACAACGTACTTATATTTCCtgatttatgtaatgatccgCTTAGTCAAAAGGGGAATATTTTCACATATTTTCATTATGTTTGGGATATTATGTTTAATTTTCATGTTGAATTTCATATTGTCTGTATATGAGTCATTACTATAGTGAACGATTTATGTCGGACGTTGTTgaatgtttttatttctttttttttccaatttagaTTACTTTCCGATTTAGGCATTTATTTCTTCTCGCAGCGGAATAAAGAATAAATATTATGTGGTGTTTGTGGGGAGGAATCCCGGGATCTATGAAACATGGGAGGCATGCAATGCACAAGTTTCCGGATTTAGTGGATGCAGACACAAGTCGTTCATGACTTTTGAAGATGCTATGAAAACCTAGAATGAGTATCAGGTTGGTAGGATACTGTCAAATTTCATACTATTGGAAATTTTGTAGGTCAGAGCAGTCAATATTACATCATATCCAGGTCGGGATGGTGACATTTTTACTGTTTTGTATATCATTTAGCCTTCTTTGCCAGATCGAACAGCTTAACATACAACTGGGAGTGGGGCTGTTAGTGCATGTCATCGTCCCTCAACGAAGGACTGTGGCAACTGTCTAGACGCTCTCATAGATCGAACCCAAATCCGCACCTGTAATGTCCGGGAAGATGGACCTACTGAGAGGGTGCCTATTGCGGAAGTTGGAGATGAATCTTGCATGGCTTGGTTTGTTCATATACTGCTTGGattggtgatttttttttatgcCGGTATCAGGTTGTTTGGTCGGTTCTAGAATATGTATGGCTGAGGAGATTGAAAAACACAttcctaaatttttttttcttttcttttcttattttttggtaTAACATGATGGTTGGGTCCTCTGCTTTTATCGTGGACTGTTTTCCCAGAGACAGTCAAAAGAGGGTTGGATAAGTCGTCTTTCTATTTTTGAACTGTaatatctgatttatttatttttttcgagATTTCCAAGTAGTGAAAAGTATTCACTGATACTTGATCTTCACCATGGAGAAGTCGTTAATGATGAAGATAATCAACTGTGCGTGAATTTGTGCCATTGGATATGACATCTATGCTGTGAAAGACGTCAATCAAACAAGGtgataatggatgaacggtcaggatcctTCCAAATGTTTGCCGTGGACCCAGGTCAATGTAACCTAAAAGATGTTTCCCCAGCATTCATGTAAGGTTTGGAATCTAGATCCCTTTGATGTGTACCGTGTGTTAGATTTTTAGGAGACAGACATTTTTATGACATCCATACTGTTGAACAAGTAAATCCAAGTGAGGACACTGGTAGAGCGGTCATCATTCATGTTCCAGAAAGTGATGGACCGTAGGGAACAACAAAAGAGGGGCCCGTTTGAGATAGATTGTCTGAACATGTACAAATACGCTTCATAGTACATAGACTACCACTATTTGGCCCCTATACGTTAGTATCCAACCATGCATTTGTACTagaaattgtatacatgctaggacaatacgtcctatccaaacattggttagtggcacgtAGCTAATGGATGCATTGTGAATATCACCCATCGTATACATGAACAATACCTGCATACAATGCAATGCACccaaaacgtgaatccaaacacgccctaggtTTGTATTGAGCCGCAGGTTTTGACACGGCCCCACACACCACACGTGATAACAAAACAAACCGAAGCAAACTGTTAGAAACGATGGTCACTCAGACGCAAAACGAACTCGAATAAAACACCCGCCAAATGAAACCGAATGCTTCTTTAACTCATCTCTCTCGAATTCTTCtttcactcatctctctctctctctctttctctctctctctctctccatcaagAATCAAGATGGAGAAACTTCTCCGTCTCCTCTCTGTCTCCCTCCTCCTCTTCCTAACCCTCCCTAACGCCACCGTTAATGGAATCCGCAACGAAGAGCTCGAGGACATGATCTCCGCCCTCCAATCCAAAGCCTACAATCTCTTCGGAAACGCCGTCATGACTTCCGAACTCCAGTACGACATCCTCTCAGGCCACTCCTTCACCTTCTTCGTACCCACAGACTCCGCCCTCTTCGCCCTCGACATGAGGTCCTCCGCCTCCCACTACATCCAGACCCTCCGCTGCCACGTCACACTCCGCCGCTTACCCACGTCATCCCTCGCCTCCCTCTCCCCCTGCCTCTCCTTCCTTCCCACACTCCATCCCCGTCGCACTGTCTTCATCTCCCGTCGTCCCAGCCTCTCCCCGGGATCTGACATCCTCACCGTCAACGGCGTCGACATCATTTTCCCAGGCCTCTTCTACGGCCGCAACATTGCTGTCCACGGGTTGGACGGGATACTCACCACCCGTCTGCCGGTCGGGATTCGCCACTCGCCGGTGCCGGCCAATCAAAGATCCCGGCCAAGAATGCAAGATCAGTTCCGTAAACACGTCGGGATCGCGGCATCGCCTGAGATTCAGTATCCTTCGGTCGGGATCACGCCAGAATCTCATGATCCGTTGTCATCGCGTGGATCTGGATTACAA
Protein-coding regions in this window:
- the LOC131235399 gene encoding uncharacterized protein LOC131235399 codes for the protein MEKLLRLLSVSLLLFLTLPNATVNGIRNEELEDMISALQSKAYNLFGNAVMTSELQYDILSGHSFTFFVPTDSALFALDMRSSASHYIQTLRCHVTLRRLPTSSLASLSPCLSFLPTLHPRRTVFISRRPSLSPGSDILTVNGVDIIFPGLFYGRNIAVHGLDGILTTRLPVGIRHSPVPANQRSRPRMQDQFRKHVGIAASPEIQYPSVGITPESHDPLSSRGSGLQESVSSAAMPPELQSLSQTGHPSEIPSPTSLMWPELGVKDSGNGYNDDVLEPAGFDGWDMTNWTLQREGCPAYGAEIPTRATVMPLQGDNEVRLDAETECGERREGGQGLRHVGIQRGRPRQRQDGSIDDHF